A part of Spodoptera frugiperda isolate SF20-4 chromosome 25, AGI-APGP_CSIRO_Sfru_2.0, whole genome shotgun sequence genomic DNA contains:
- the LOC118270494 gene encoding G-protein coupled receptor 52 isoform X1, which yields MPAKMMSARGGGAAGGDVSVADSPLASFETLTQAAIIAVMGIAIVISNILIIASFLNFKGLSNEVINYYLLSLAVADLLIGVFVVPLSVYPAITGRWMFGDLMCRLAGYVEVTLWSVSVYTFMWISVDRYLAVRKPLRYETVSATVQTRTRSQCWMVFTWISAAMLCCPPLLGYKKEANFDKETFICMLDWGTTYAYTATLGILVLGPSVISIVYNYYYIFSMKRKLNSGVPIHDKEYATALAENLSNPSHWMSFIMVCTFWLSWTPYVVVKLYEYCTDQEIKIPMLHFGVVWMGILNSFWKIVILLIFSPQFRLALRILCLTACCRSKGRLAAELMGLDNDD from the exons ATGCCTGCCAAAATGATGAGCGCAAGAGGCGGCGGCGCAGCTGGTGGCGACGTCAGCGTAGCTGATAGTCCACTGGCATCCTTCGAGACATTGACTCAGGCCGCCATCATCGCCGTCATGGGCATTGCTATAGTCATCTCTAATATTCTAATTATAGCTTCCTTCCTCAACTTCAAAG GTCTTTCCAATGAAGTAATTAACTACTACTTGCTATCGCTGGCTGTGGCGGACCTCTTGATCGGCGTGTTCGTGGTGCCGCTGTCGGTGTACCCGGCCATCACGGGGCGCTGGATGTTCGGCGACCTGATGTGTCGGCTGGCGGGCTACGTGGAGGTCACGCTCTGGTCCGTCTCCGTCTACACCTTCATGTGGATCTCTGTTGACCGTTATCTCGCAGTCCGGAAGCCTCTCCGCTATGAGACGGTTAGTGCGACG GTACAAACGCGCACTAGGAGCCAATGTTGGATGGTGTTCACATGGATTTCAGCTGCAATGCTCTGTTGTCCTCCTCTTCTCGGCTACAAAAAGGAAGCAAACTTCGACAAGGAAACGTTTATCTGCATGTTAGACTGGGGCACCACGTACGCGTACACTGCGACCCTCGGCATCCTCGTGCTGGGACCAAGCGTCATATCGATCGTctacaactattattatattttctcaaTGAAGCGTAAACTCAACAGCGGCGTACCTATCCATGACAAAGAGTACGCGACGGCTCTAGCTGAGAACCTGTCGAACCcgagtcattggatgagttttATCATGGTCTGCACATTCTGGCTAAGCTGGACTCCCTACGTTGTTGTCAAGCTTTATGAATATTGTACTGATCAGGAGATAAAAATACCAATGTTACATTTCGGTGTAGTTTGGATGGGCATTTTAAATTCGTTTTGGAAGATTGTTATACTACTTATATTCAGCCCACAATTTCGCCTGGCGCTTCGAATATTATGCCTGACAGCGTGCTGCCGCTCCAAGGGGCGCCTGGCTGCAGAGCTCATGGGCCTGGACAATGATGACTGA
- the LOC118270494 gene encoding G-protein coupled receptor 52 isoform X2 produces MPAKMMSARGGGAAGGDVSVADSPLASFETLTQAAIIAVMGIAIVISNILIIASFLNFKGLSNEVINYYLLSLAVADLLIGVFVVPLSVYPAITGRWMFGDLMCRLAGYVEVTLWSVSVYTFMWISVDRYLAVRKPLRYETVQTRTRSQCWMVFTWISAAMLCCPPLLGYKKEANFDKETFICMLDWGTTYAYTATLGILVLGPSVISIVYNYYYIFSMKRKLNSGVPIHDKEYATALAENLSNPSHWMSFIMVCTFWLSWTPYVVVKLYEYCTDQEIKIPMLHFGVVWMGILNSFWKIVILLIFSPQFRLALRILCLTACCRSKGRLAAELMGLDNDD; encoded by the exons ATGCCTGCCAAAATGATGAGCGCAAGAGGCGGCGGCGCAGCTGGTGGCGACGTCAGCGTAGCTGATAGTCCACTGGCATCCTTCGAGACATTGACTCAGGCCGCCATCATCGCCGTCATGGGCATTGCTATAGTCATCTCTAATATTCTAATTATAGCTTCCTTCCTCAACTTCAAAG GTCTTTCCAATGAAGTAATTAACTACTACTTGCTATCGCTGGCTGTGGCGGACCTCTTGATCGGCGTGTTCGTGGTGCCGCTGTCGGTGTACCCGGCCATCACGGGGCGCTGGATGTTCGGCGACCTGATGTGTCGGCTGGCGGGCTACGTGGAGGTCACGCTCTGGTCCGTCTCCGTCTACACCTTCATGTGGATCTCTGTTGACCGTTATCTCGCAGTCCGGAAGCCTCTCCGCTATGAGACG GTACAAACGCGCACTAGGAGCCAATGTTGGATGGTGTTCACATGGATTTCAGCTGCAATGCTCTGTTGTCCTCCTCTTCTCGGCTACAAAAAGGAAGCAAACTTCGACAAGGAAACGTTTATCTGCATGTTAGACTGGGGCACCACGTACGCGTACACTGCGACCCTCGGCATCCTCGTGCTGGGACCAAGCGTCATATCGATCGTctacaactattattatattttctcaaTGAAGCGTAAACTCAACAGCGGCGTACCTATCCATGACAAAGAGTACGCGACGGCTCTAGCTGAGAACCTGTCGAACCcgagtcattggatgagttttATCATGGTCTGCACATTCTGGCTAAGCTGGACTCCCTACGTTGTTGTCAAGCTTTATGAATATTGTACTGATCAGGAGATAAAAATACCAATGTTACATTTCGGTGTAGTTTGGATGGGCATTTTAAATTCGTTTTGGAAGATTGTTATACTACTTATATTCAGCCCACAATTTCGCCTGGCGCTTCGAATATTATGCCTGACAGCGTGCTGCCGCTCCAAGGGGCGCCTGGCTGCAGAGCTCATGGGCCTGGACAATGATGACTGA